Below is a window of Trichosurus vulpecula isolate mTriVul1 chromosome 4, mTriVul1.pri, whole genome shotgun sequence DNA.
CCCGGCCCCCCTCCCCGGCGGTCTGGACTCGTCCTGGGGGGGCGCGGTTGGGACCCCTCCTGGGGCTCGTACGAGGGTCTGTGCCGTGGGGGGACGCTGTGGGCTCCCGGACACCCCCGGCCTCTGTCTCTTGGAGCAGCCTCCGTGTTTTGTGTGAGCCTGGACCCTAAGACCAACACTCTGGCAGTGACGGGGGGCGAGGACGACAAAGCCTTCGTGTGGCGGCTCAGCGATGGGGAGCTGCTCCTGGAGTGTCCTGGTgagggggctgggggctgggccGGTGCCGTCTGAGTTGGAGTCTGTTCAATGGAGGGGGTGGAAGAGGGAACTTGCAAGTTTAGGTTTAAGAAACGACTGGGATGGTAGATGCAGCCGTGCCTTGGCCCCTTTTCTCGGTTTCTCTGCCTGTTACCTGGTGGTGCCAAGCCCAGGAGGCAGGGTGTCCGAGTCCCCTATCTCCATTGGGAGCTGTTTCCCCAATATTCCTTCTCTACCCACTGTCACTCTCAGGCCACAAGGACTCTGTAACCTGTGCGGGTTTCAGCCACGACTCTGCCCTGGTAGCCACTGGGGACATGAGCGGCCTACTTAAAgtgtggcaggtggacaccaaggaAGAGGTTTGGTCCTTTGAAGTGGGGGACCTGGAGGTGAGAACTCTTGGGAGTGGTGGAGTGGGATGTGTTGCTCCCCCAAGGGAGTGCTGGGCTGGGAGTTGGAGTGGCTTTGAGTCTGGACACTGGTCTAATTTCCATGCCCtgccctcccactccccaccaaacacacacacacagcaactTATTCTGTCACTGTTGTCCTGACAGGTGCATTCATAGATGATGTCTTTGAACCAGAAAATGAGAGAAGTCTGGTGGGATAAATGGAACTCCCTGAACTCCAGTGAGGTGGGAGGTATGGGGCTCTCTTCactaactgctctctctccttttcggGCCTGCGCAGTGGATGGAGTGGCACCCTCAGGCACCTGTCCTCCTGGCAGGCACAGCTGATGGTAACACCTGGATGTGGAAGGTCCCTAGTGGTGACTGCAAGACCTTCCAAGGGCCCAATTGTCCAGCCACCTGTGGCCGAGTCCTCCCTGACGGTGAGAGCCCCTTCCCGGGCACCCTTTCTACATCTGAGAGCCCAGGCCTTGATATATTTAAAGAGTTGTCATGTGCAAAACAGATTCAACCTATTCTTCTTAGCCTCGGAAGACagagcagtgggtggaagttgggaagagagagATTTAGGCTTGGGGTCAGAAAAAAACTTCTGAACAATTAGAGCAGGGGTGGCAAAGCTGCGCCCTTGAAGCCACGTATGGCTCTcgaagtcctcaagtgcagccctttgatcaaattggattctgtcaaagggccacacttgaggacctagagggccacatgtgccctcaaggctgcaggttccccacccctgagttagAGCAAGGCAGAAGGAGAATGAGGGCATTGGCGATGTGGTGGGTTCCCCCATATTGGACTCCTGAGGCTAAAGCTGGTTGGCATTTGTCTGTTGGAGAATGCTCTCCTTCTGGGTATGGCTTGAAGTAGATAGCCTTCGAGACACCCTCCAGTTCTTGGTTGCTGTGATTTTGGTGCCAGAAGATGTGGGTCTGAGTCCCAGTTAGGCCACTCATTAGCTTactcatttactagctttgtgatactgggcaagtcatttaaattctttgtGCCTTGGTTTACTCATTCGCAAAACAATGGATATAAGAATACCTGCAttgcctacttcacagagttttcCCAAGGATTTAATGAGTCAGCGCATGTATGAAGTGCTCCATAAATGGCAAAGTACAATGTGAACGTTAGCTgtgatcatcatcattatcatgctTGTTGTTCCCAAACTCTTTTCAGGACGTGAAGCTCCCAACAGTCCTCTCTGGGCTTTGTGGCCCTTAGCTTCCCTCGTTCAGGGTCACAGTCCTCCGACCCTGCTGCTTCTTCCTGGGGCAGTGTCTGGCCCTGTGCCCTATTGTTCTTAACTTGAGATATTGGGAATATCTCAAGTATCTGAGAGcttgttttctgtctttctgttggCTCTGTCTGTGGGACACCAGGGAGGAAAGCCGTGGTTGGTTATGAAGATGGCACTGTCCGGATCTGGGACCTGAAGCAGGGAAGCCCCATCCATGTGCTCAAAGGTGTGGGAACCACGAGTGCTTTTGGTGGGGCTGGGGGGTTCGGTCTGAGGAAAGGgggtgtggggggaaggaggcaggCCCTGCCTTATCCTTCAACCCTCTCTCCGCCCCAGGAACCGAAGGTCACCAGGGCCCGCTGACATGTGTGGCCACCAACCTTGATGGGAGCCTAATTCTCACCGGTTCTGTGGACTGTCAGGCTAAGCTGGTCAATGCAGCCACCGGCAAGGTGAGTAACAAAGACTCCTTTACATGGAACCTGAAGGTCCCCAGAGTAAGCCTGGCCCCAAATGCTGCCCTGACTACCCTGTTACCAAggcttcctttctccaggccttTCTACCCATGTTGGATCATAGGATTGTcagatgttagagctggaaggagccatagagatcatctaacccagctccctcattttacagatgagaaaactgaggccagctCATGGGAAGGACATGCCCAAGGTGTTCTGTGTCTGTGACTTTGGCTCTGgtgccttctcttttccctagGTGGTAGGTGTCTTCAGACCAGACACCGTGGGTCCACAGCCTAACCCTGGGGAGGATGAAGAAAGTGAATCCAATTCGGTGGAATCCTTGGGCTTTTGCAATGTGTGAGTGAGATTGGGTCTATGACTGAAGTGGAGGAGATGATGGGAGATATGGTGGTAGCAAGGTGGAGAGTAGGGTTTGAAGGGTGAGCAGATAGGTGGAGGTACTTCTGCCTGATACCGCCCCTCTGCCCAGGATGCCGCTGGCTGCTGTTGGCTACCTTGATGGGACCTTGGCCATTTATGACCTGTCTACACAGAGCTTGAGACACCGGTGCCAGCACCAGGTAAGGCACCTTGAGTGGTGGGGGAGAAGGCCAgcttttgcttccttgtgagcgttcccctcttctctcctttcctgctcTCACCCCTTCTCTTTGTTCCCTTTCTCTTCGTATGGGGAGAATTTACTAGCCCCTCTGTCTGAGCAGTGACTCACGGCCTCTGCCCTTTCTTCCACAGTCAGGCATcgtgcagctgctgtgggaggaAGGGGCAGCCGTGGTGTATACCTGCAGCCTTGATGGAGCTGTTCGGCTCTGGGACGCTCGAACAGGACGCTTGCTTAGTGACTACCGAGGCCACACAGCGGAGATCCTTGACTTTGCTCTCAGCAAGTGAGTGGACTTGGGGAAGGGGATCCTTGGGAGTCGTGAGGATCCTGGGGCACCCGACCCCTTAGGGGAGCCAGGATCCCTGGATCCTGAAGAGGCCAGTCAGTgatttgacatttattaagcacctactatgtgctgagcatgtgccagggatacaaaaaaaggtaaaaaacaacCTCTGCCCTTGGAGCTCCTAGTCAAATAAACAGCTGTGTACGAGCTGTTGGTAGGAAGTATTGAAGGGGCCCagagaaggcttcttgtagaagctgAGACTTAAGGGAGCCAGGGTAGCTTGCtgggggcagagatgagggagaagagCCTTCAGTGCTTGAGGGCCTGAGGAGAGCCCCAGAGTGGATGCAGTACCAGTGtgtgtctccccccccccccccccccactaattCGTGCTCTTTCTCAACAGAGACGCCTCCTTGGTGGTGACCACGTCTGGAGACCACAAAGCCAAAGTGTTCTGTGTCCAGAGACCTGACCGTTAGTGGAGACTTCTGTTGCTGGCTCTGGGCTCTCGTTTTatagggagagggggagatggaGGGGGGCTGGCTCCCCCTAACCCAGGGGCTGCTGGGGAGGCTGCCCTCTGACTTCATCTCCTAGATGCTACAACCTCCCACTTTTCTCCATATAGACACTGCCCCCCTCTCCCTCATGTTGACCTTCCAGAGGGAAGTTCAGCCCAGCTGTTCTCACCTTCCACTTGTGGTGTTCCTTGGGGCTCGGATTCATTAGGGGGTTGTGGGAGATGAGGAGCAGGTCATTAGaagctctttccttctctcccccctcgcCCGAAGGCCCTCTAGGACCTTGAGATGTAGGGGATGGGGGGTGAAGGGAAAGGGGTTATGATtacagagattttaaaaaatgtaaataaaatatgattCCCAGAGCCATTGTCTATAGGAAgttgggaggggcagggagaagggccATGGGGTGGGATATAGGCCCTATCCTGGTGGTCCCCAGCGCTAGGTTGAGGAGGGTGTTTCACAGGTCCCTCTTTTCCTGGAATCACTTTCAACAGCTTCATACCCTCTTCTGAGGGGTGATCACCCCCAATGGTGTCCTTGCTGAAGTTCTGGCTCACCCAGCTTGGAAATTCCATGGCCTGCTTCTCTAGGTTCTTTCCTCTGTGACAGTGCTCTTTTTAGAACTGGGCACTGGGGAAGGCAGGAGAGCCATGAACTTGGCCAGATGAACATTATTCTTCAGGGCAGTCCAGGAGACAAAAAGATGGGTAGACAGGCAGCTACGTGCCTGGAAGGGTGATAACTCGGACTTTCAGGTGTCTtctagggagaaggaaggagggctcTCGGTCAGATGCAGGAGTCAGCGGGAGAGGTGTTGCCTTGGAGGCGGGAAATAGGGAAGTATCATTGGGAGCCCTGCAACAGGGTCTTTAAAGTTGCCCCTTGACTCCTGCCTTAGTCATTTCCCCTGcgcctgctgccatcttggcttgtGGCTTCAGGTCCGGGCTGGCGTCTGCGATGGGTGGCTGTTCTCTGGAGTACTGCCCAGAATCTCAGCACAGCTTTCCTCCAAGGGGCTGTGTATCTCCGGTCCCCAAGCCCCATAGCTACAGGTACGACAGCAGCACTGGTACTGCCCAAAGAGTTGAGTGCCAGGAGGGTGCCAGGCCCTAGGGGGGGTCGATTCTCAAATGCCAACACTGAGAGAAGGAGTGCAACAATATATGGGCCCCAGCACAGCCCAAATAGTAGTGTGGCACCTGCCTGTGCCTTTGCCTGGCGCCAGGCCAGGGTCCGTGCCAGTGCTGAAGGGGCGTCACGACACACTGCCCTTTCTAGGCGACAGATATCCTGAAGCTGGTGCCGGGCAGTGGCCAGTACCCGGGCAGAGAGGAGGGCAGCAGCCACCACAGAGGGTAAGAGAAGGCCGTAAACTTCGAGGTAGAGGTAAGGGGCAGGGAAGATGGCCTGGGATGTGCAGTTGGCATCAGGTGCCCAGTGATTCCAGCCTATGACAGGCAGGCTGGCAAAGAGTAGGGGAGCAGCCCATGCCACCAGAAGGGCCCAGCGTGTTCCTCGGGGAGGGCTCAGGGGCCTCAGAATGGCCAAATAGCGTTCACTATGCACCAGAAGAAGGTTGGCgagcagagagaggaaggagaagttgGGGGCGAGGTGGAGGAGAAGGCAGGGCCAGTAATCGTGCCTACCGTGACTCCATAGCCCAGGCAGGATGGGTAGGGCCAACCCTGTGAACAGTCCGGCCATCAGCAGGCTTAGGAAGAAGCAGCCAGCAGGAGGGCTTCGAAGGCGGCGGTCTCGGGCAATTCCCACTGCCAAGAGTAGGTTGGCACCAACAATAAGGCCTGCCAGTGTGAGGGAAAACCAAAGCCCAACTTGGAGAATGGGGCCTGCCTTCTGCCTTGTGGTGTTGAATGCCATCATGGTACCCAGGGGTGGGGGACCCTGGCTGGAGCAGTAGCTACAAttcctggggaagaggaaggggccaCAGATTAGGTGTGAGGCATTAGTCTCTAATTCTGTTAGAGGGCTGGGTTTGTGAGCCAGGACACTTTCCCCCAACCATTATTTTTTTACTGCCCATCAGGATAACTTCTGAGCCAGCATGGGGGCTTGGGGCTGTGGTAATTACTGTTAAAGTCAAGAAGGGACTGATAAGGAGGaaggcctgagtcaggaagatgagctcGAGGCCTGGGGCTGTCCCTGGCACCCTCCCCCCTTGCTCCCCACACTTCCAATGTGTCACAGATCATTGAGCAGCCTCCGGGTCGGACTTCCAGCCCATAAACCCGGCTCCGCAATGTACTAGCAACGGGAACAACACAGAGCAGTCCCTGGGGAGGTGGGGGCccgaagggggagagggaagagcagGAGCCACATGGTTCCTGGGTGGAGACCTCAGGACAGGAGTGGAGAGGTTGGACCCTCCTGATGGGGCCTGACATCCCCATCTGGGGCAGGTGCATGGGAGCGGGGAAGAGACGGCGCCTGCATCTTAGTTCTCTTGTGCCTGACCAGATGGACGCCTCCCTCTGGCCCTCAGTGCCTCCCACTTCACCCTGATTCCATCTCATGTGCTTCCTTCAGATGCTCTAGCCAGGCTGACCTCATCCTGGGAAAGCAGGGACCTTGCCATCCCTGCTGTGCCCAGGACCGAGAGTTCACAGCTGCTGTCAATAGGAGGGTAACTGCGTTGCTGGGAACAAAGTCAATAAAGCTAGAGTTTCTATACtcccctcatttcctttttaaaatggtcccctcccttttcctcttcccccctcaaGTCCATCAGAGAACCAGAGGTACCCCTAGCTAATGGATAGGCTGGCTGTTCTCCCGCTTCTTCCCAGCCTGGTCTCTGTCTCACATACACAGCTCAAGGTTCCCCTGTCTTCCCATCCAGGGATTCCCTGCTAGTGTCAGGGAGAGCCAGAGTCCAGCCTGGGGTCCGAGGGCCTTGTGACGTTACCCACATCAGGCATGACTTGGCCCAGTCCCCTTCCAAATGTCCCACCCTTTCACTTCCTTTGCCACTCGGCCATCCAGGTCTGTTCCCACCCTTGGCTCAATTCCACCTTTGCTCCAAGCTTTCCCCCCAATGAGCTCCCACAGAGCTCTCGGGATCTGATTTCACATTAGGGTGCATTACACTCTACTCTGGAACAGGGAGAGAAAGCAACCTGCTGGATTCAGACGAATCCACTTTGAGAACAGAGCCACtgccctggctcctggtctgatttctctcctctccattaaATGCTACCCCAATGACCCTCtcttcctgccccctcctcccccaaaggcAGCAGGAATGGTGGAGATTCATGTAATCTACAGCTGGAAAGGGAATGAGTTCAAACCTtgatttacagataaagaaaacaagGTCAAAGGGGGGAATCAGTTTGTTcaaatggcagaactggaatttgaagccTTTTCTTGTGACTTCAAATTCAAGCTAACTTCCAGCATCAGATTCTGGGCTCCATAGACAGGCACAGACTGGCCCTGTGCTGCtgggttggaggtgggggggggggctggtgACAATGACCTCTTCAGGATCTTATCTGGGCCCCTGTTTGGGGTAGGGGTCCTCTCTCCAGAGGGGTCTTGGGGAAGGAAAACGGTTACTTACAAGCCTCTGGTGATTGAAGCTCTGAGTCCTGTTCTCCAGGCCCCAGGGTGCCGCCCTGGGCTCCATCTGGCTGGTGGTACCTTAATGAGGACAAACTGCTGTGTGCCTGCCTGTCTGCCAGGGCCCAGGCTCTGGGCTGTGCTCAGCTGCCTCCCAGGCCCCCAccatggaaggagggagggaaggaaaggtccGCCCTTATgaggcggggtggggggtgggttcAAGGGAGGAGGTGGCAGAGTCATTGGAGAAGGATCTGGCATCTGGCTCACCCATGGGGGTGAGGGGCGATAGCAACTGGTAGCTGTCCAAAACCGGGcaaacctgtgaagtaggtgaaCATTGTCCCTCCATCCCTGCTTAGGGTCCCCTCCTTTCTCAGTGCCCTCATTAGCTTTGGCTACCCTGTTTCCCAGCTCTTTCCTTTAGCACTCCAGGCTTGGACCTTTGTGGCCCTAGCTTATGGTATTAAAGCCTGTCTTGTCTCAGGGCCCTGCCAGGTGAATGCTTAATTAAACAGACTAATTTCAGTTAGGAAAAGATAAGGTTTAATGTGTTaactcttctccccaccccctccctctgtCCCAATACATTTATTTCTTAGTATCAATATCCCAATCTAAAAGAGTGATGTATGGGAGATATTTTTTGAGTGGGGACTCTTTTattgtctcccctccccactctgaaTCCCATACGAAATTGGACCTATGCTCGAATCCCGATTTTGCTGTCCCGATTTTGTtgttaccttgggtaagtcatgtaaGTGGTCATTGGAAATatgatagcatttattaagtgcttattcaaTTCCTGTGCAAAGTAGACCCTTCCTTATAAATAGAAGCAAGATAGACCCTTAAGGAACTTGAACAGAGGAAGACAATGGCATAGAGTTATTCAGtcaattttcagttgtgtccaactctctgtgactccattttggggttttcttggcagagatactggagtggtttgccatttccttttccagctcattttactgatgaggaaactagtGGGTGGTGGGGAGAAAGGGTAACCCTTGAGGGCAATGCCTTGGGTCAGGAGGTAGAGTCCCGGAGTCTAGTAAAAAACGATGTAAagaggggcagataggtggcacaatggagagagcgctggcccctggagtcaggcagacctgagttcaaatccagcctcagacatttaccagctgtgtggccctgggcaagtcacttaaccctgattgccaccaaaaaaaaaaaagtgatgtgaAGCAGTTGTGGGACTTCCTAAAATGGTGACCAGGGAGTCAGCAATGAGGAGACCAGAGTCACAGGACAAAGACTGCCCATAATGGCAGTGCAGGAGACGTTGAAGATGAGGTGGAGTTGAGTGAGAAGGGgaaagatcaatgaatttggaggcagaggcTCGTCTCTGCTGCTTCCTATCTGGTTAACTTCCCTCAAGTCACAACCACCgagtctcagtttattcatctgtaaattgaagggattggaccagatgctagttgaggttcctttcagctctaaatctacagtcCTAGGTAAGGGGGTGCCAAGCATGCAATCTCCCTcatgccttttccttctttctcacccaaATAGCAAGGCAAATGAGAGGCCCAGAGACTATAGGAAACACTCGGTAGGAACTTTACTTTCAGgggcagagaaaggagaagggacgGCACCAAGGGCCCTGAATCTCCATTTTCCCTTCTAGTCTTGTATGATGAGGTCTTTGGGGgctaagggagagggagagaaaggcatCTGAAAAATTAGGAGATCAGCTCCCATGACATGGACCAGAGAGAGGCCTACAACAGGAAAAGCAGGCTTGAAACCAGGGCAGGAGTGATAATAATCGCTTACACTCATTCCGTGAGTTAGGTAGGTAATGCAAACATATGATGatgcccgttttacagatgagactgaaactctgagaggttgtgacttgtccaggaccacacagctattaagaatTAGAGCAGGAATTTGAATGCACACTTCCTCAGGGCCAGGGTCTTTCTCTGCACCAGCGCTTCTGAAGGGAGACTGAGGAAAGTCATCTGATTTCCTTCCCTCTGGGCCGAGGGAGGGGTTAAGGATGGATGGGACCCCTGAGAATAGTCTTTGTAATAACTGATAAAGTATTATGTTAATCATCTCCATAGGGTCTGGGGATAACTAGAGAGGCAGATAAGAGAGGCAGGggcctggagaaggtgggaaacAGTTCCAAACATAAATCTGGGAGGAAGAAAATCCTCAGACTTTCACCTGTTTCTTCAGGAGCCTGGTGGGTAGGGAGATTGTGGGTCTCAAGAGATGTTCTTTACACTCTCCCACCACTGAGTAGGAAGGAGACGGTCCTGGGAAAGTCCAGAATTTAGATGTGGCCCTGGAGAGAAATGTAGGGTATAGGGCCCTTGGATCCCAGGGAAAAACAGACCTCCCTCTGTTTCCAGCCTTGGCCTCTGTCCTGCTGGGACTCAGGATGTCTGCATTTCTTCTCTGCTGTTTAAACACTGTGTGGAGGATGATGTGGGAACACATCTGACTCGGGTGCTCCGAGCCAGCCAGCATGCTTGGGTTCTGCTCTGGTCTTTGTCCCGCCAGACCCTTGACTGGTCATCTACGTGATTCAAGCCTCATCCGCTTATATCTTCTGGAACTGGCTCACCCACCCTTCTCCAGTTGGGAGGACCACACAGAGTGGGTTGGTTAAGCCGCTTTCCTAGCTGCCAACCCTTCGCCCTTTGGCCTCGCCCTGGTTCCCTCCCAAAGTTAGCTGTCTAGGTGATAGCTGCCAGGGCCTCTATTCCAGACTCAGGTCTTTTgcaaattttttctttgataatctctcttcattttcctaAATATTTAAATTCTTCTGAGCCATCTGCTTAAGCTTGGGGACTGGCTGGGATGTGTGCATGTAATCAGTATTGACTATGGAGGACTCTCCCAAGGATTCTGGTTGACTCACAACTCTCCTAACACAAGAAGAGGTCTAGGGGGAGGGGTGTTGGGCAAAAACTTCCCTGTTCATTAGGCAGTTACTGGGTACTCTTCTCTCTTTATTATCATGGGAGAAAATACTCTTTTAGAGTttcaaagggaagaagagagggaaacatGAAATTCTAGGAGGCCAAGGAGAGGCAGGAGGAAGTAGGTGTCCCTGCTTGTCTAGAAGACTGAGAACATCAAAGGTAATGAGGTTGTTCTGAGTGAGGACTTATGGGAATAGCATGCAGAATACTAACAGCTGACATTTCACAGGGCTGAGGCTAGGACTTCatcattccccaacagataaatggtcaaatgatatgaacacaCAGTTCTCAAATGGTGAATTAagaagtattcacaaccacatgaaagaatgctccaaatgactaattacaagagaaatgcaaatcaaaacaatcctgaggtttcacctctCACCCTGCAAATcaacaaaaatgaccaaaaatggaaacagtcaatgttagaggggatataggataggcacactaatacattattggtggagctgtgaaatagtACAACATTTTGGAAtgcaatttagaattatataaAGTGCCTAAAATGCCAAACCCTTTGAAcacagagactccattactgggcttatataCCAAGGAAGCCATGAATAAGAAGGTCCCCATAtaatccaaaatatttatagcagcactttctgtgaTAAGCTAAGAATTGTAAACAGAGTaggtgcccatcatttgggggaaTGGCTATATATTTGTGGTACAGGAATGTAACagaatgctactgtgctgtaagaaacgatgtGTGATGactacagaaaagcatgggagAAACTACATGAATTGgtgcagagtgaaggaagcagaaccaagaaaacaatacactcGGTAATggcaacaatgtaaatagaaagaacaactataaaaaatttaaaaatcaaaagtaaatgtaacaaaattatagagGTCAAGCAGGTGTCAAATGAAGAGATGTGAAGAGAGGCCTTTAACCCATTCTTTTGTGAAGGCGTGAGGTTCACAGGTGTCGTACattgcatttttttcccctctgggaCCTCAGATTCCTCTTCAGTCAATCTGCAGGGAATACTGCAtacactgggaatacagagaaaaagtgaaaacactccctgccctcagtgagctaaTGGTTAATTCTAGTGGATAATACAGTAATGATAACAATTTTTTTATACATtgcatattttcagactttttttcatGTATTGGTCAGTTGTgctgcctttttttctccctaaaaatACTATCTTTCATATGGGATAGTTCTCTGGGATGGTCTGGGGGAGAATACTTGGGGAACTAGTGGTGTGAAGAATAGAAAAGaccaataaaaacataaaaaaatttgcaaagcaatttttttttattagctcatttgaacttcacaacacaCCGGTAATTTATATTACAGGTATTtttatccctcattttacagataaggaagagg
It encodes the following:
- the LOC118849155 gene encoding angio-associated migratory cell protein isoform X2; the encoded protein is MEPDPDPGPEDGAASPEALHFHGDEEIIEVVELGPGPPDPDDLAQEMDGVDFEEEEELEGEGADEAWGDEVDEGVDGGMESPDDSEVTFAHHSASVFCVSLDPKTNTLAVTGGEDDKAFVWRLSDGELLLECPGHKDSVTCAGFSHDSALVATGDMSGLLKVWQVDTKEEVWSFEVGDLEWMEWHPQAPVLLAGTADGNTWMWKVPSGDCKTFQGPNCPATCGRVLPDGRKAVVGYEDGTVRIWDLKQGSPIHVLKGTEGHQGPLTCVATNLDGSLILTGSVDCQAKLVNAATGKVVGVFRPDTVGPQPNPGEDEESESNSVESLGFCNVMPLAAVGYLDGTLAIYDLSTQSLRHRCQHQSGIVQLLWEEGAAVVYTCSLDGAVRLWDARTGRLLSDYRGHTAEILDFALSKDASLVVTTSGDHKAKVFCVQRPDR
- the LOC118849155 gene encoding angio-associated migratory cell protein isoform X1 encodes the protein MEPDPDPGPEDGAASPEALHFHGDEEIIEVVELGPGPPDPADDLAQEMDGVDFEEEEELEGEGADEAWGDEVDEGVDGGMESPDDSEVTFAHHSASVFCVSLDPKTNTLAVTGGEDDKAFVWRLSDGELLLECPGHKDSVTCAGFSHDSALVATGDMSGLLKVWQVDTKEEVWSFEVGDLEWMEWHPQAPVLLAGTADGNTWMWKVPSGDCKTFQGPNCPATCGRVLPDGRKAVVGYEDGTVRIWDLKQGSPIHVLKGTEGHQGPLTCVATNLDGSLILTGSVDCQAKLVNAATGKVVGVFRPDTVGPQPNPGEDEESESNSVESLGFCNVMPLAAVGYLDGTLAIYDLSTQSLRHRCQHQSGIVQLLWEEGAAVVYTCSLDGAVRLWDARTGRLLSDYRGHTAEILDFALSKDASLVVTTSGDHKAKVFCVQRPDR
- the GPBAR1 gene encoding G-protein coupled bile acid receptor 1 — translated: MMAFNTTRQKAGPILQVGLWFSLTLAGLIVGANLLLAVGIARDRRLRSPPAGCFFLSLLMAGLFTGLALPILPGLWSHGRHDYWPCLLLHLAPNFSFLSLLANLLLVHSERYLAILRPLSPPRGTRWALLVAWAAPLLFASLPVIGWNHWAPDANCTSQAIFPAPYLYLEVYGLLLPSVVAAALLSARVLATARHQLQDICRLERAVCRDAPSALARTLAWRQAKAQAGATLLFGLCWGPYIVALLLSVLAFENRPPLGPGTLLALNSLGSTSAAVVPVAMGLGDRRYTAPWRKAVLRFWAVLQRTATHRRRQPGPEATSQDGSRRRGND